The Medicago truncatula cultivar Jemalong A17 chromosome 4, MtrunA17r5.0-ANR, whole genome shotgun sequence genome includes a region encoding these proteins:
- the LOC11423995 gene encoding vestitone reductase — MENDKGTICVTGATGYVASWLIMKLLQHGYAVHATVRSHHVKEKKDLSYLTNLPEASKKLTIFHADLDDSSSFEKAIQGCIGVFHLAHPMDVQNQEPEEKVTKRAVEGTLEILKACLESKTVKKVVYTSSAATVLFNDKNLDVVDEDIWSDIDICRSSNLVGSSYLVSKIMTEKSVLEFGKVNELEVVSLVLPLVVGPFICPNIPSSVYIALAMIFGDQDRYKYLTNSYMVHTDDATRALIFLFESENVNGRLICSSDRISFHQLYELLCQRYPGYNITIPNSMNTKNGDKKFSDLSSKKLLDTGFKFKYSVNDMYDGAIQCCKEKGIL, encoded by the exons ATGGAAAACGATAAAGGTACAATTTGTGTGACAGGAGCAACGGGGTATGTGGCATCATGGCTGATTATGAAGCTTCTTCAACATGGTTACGCAGTTCATGCCACCGTTAGATCACACCATGTTAAAG aAAAGAAAGACTTGAGCTATCTTACAAATTTACCAGAAGCATCAAAGAAGCTAACTATCTTCCATGCTGACCTTGATGATTCAAGTAGTTTTGAAAAAGCAATACAAGGTTGCATTGGAGTTTTCCATCTAGCACACCCTATGGATGTGCAAAACCAAGAGCCAGAAGAAAAGGTGACAAAAAGAGCAGTGGAAGGAACCCTAGAAATTTTGAAAGCATGTTTGGAATCAAAGACAGTGAAAAAAGTGGTTTACACTTCTAGTGCAGCAACGGTTTTGTTCAATGATAAGAATCTTGATGTGGTGGATGAAGATATTTGGAGTGATATTGATATTTGTAGAAGTAGTAACCTTGTTGGATCTTCTTATTTGGTGTCTAAAATTATGACTGAAAAGAGTGTTTTAGAGTTTGGAAAAGTGAATGAATTGGAGGTTGTTAGTTTGGTTCTTCCTTTGGTTGTTGGCCCCTTTATTTGCCCTAATATACCTTCATCTGTTTATATAGCACTCGCCATGATCTTTG GAGACCAAGATAGATACAAGTATCTCACCAACTCATACATGGTGCACACAGATGATGCCACTCGTGCACTTATATTTCTTTTTGAGTCAGAAAATGTTAATGGAAGGCTTATTTGTTCCTCAGACAGAATATCATTTCATCAATTGTATGAATTGCTTTGTCAAAGATATCCAGGGTATAACATAACAATACCAAA TTCAATGAACACAAAAAATGGTGATAAAAAGTTCAGTGATCTATCATCAAAAAAGCTCTTGGATACTGGGTTCAAATTTAAGTACAGCGTCAATGATATGTATGATGGAGCTATACAATGCTGTAAAGAGAAGGGCATTCTTTAG